One window of Microbacterium sediminis genomic DNA carries:
- the cmtR gene encoding Cd(II)/Pb(II)-sensing metalloregulatory transcriptional regulator CmtR yields MLSIASRLDVMNRLGRAMADPTRSRILMTLLGGPSYPAVLSRELELTRSNVSNHLTCLRDCGIVVAEPEGRQTRYEIADPHLAAALIALVDVTLAVDEHAPCVDSECTVPGCCGAGVDA; encoded by the coding sequence ATGCTGTCTATTGCTTCCCGTCTTGACGTGATGAACCGGCTCGGCCGTGCCATGGCGGATCCGACGCGCTCTCGGATCCTGATGACCCTGCTCGGGGGCCCGAGCTACCCCGCGGTGCTCTCCCGCGAGCTGGAATTGACGCGCTCGAACGTGTCGAACCACCTGACATGCCTACGCGACTGCGGGATCGTCGTCGCTGAGCCGGAGGGCCGTCAGACGCGCTACGAGATCGCCGATCCGCACCTCGCTGCTGCCCTGATTGCGCTGGTGGACGTGACGCTGGCTGTCGACGAGCACGCGCCGTGCGTGGACTCGGAGTGCACGGTGCCCGGCTGCTGCGGCGCAGGAGTGGACGCGTGA